The Myroides phaeus DNA segment TTAACCATCTCATTCAAATACTTATTAATAGTCAATGAGTCTGGTGTAGTATGTGTAGCTTTATGTGCAACACTACCTACCTTGATAACAACAGTTGATAACAACCCTGCTTCATAACCTAAATTTCTAAATAAGTCATATAATAACGTAGCGATTGTTGTTTTTCCATTAGTTCCCGTAACACCAACTAATTTTATTTTTGTAGAAGGGTTATCATATAAATTACTCGCAATTACAGCTAAAGCCTTATTGCTATCTTCTACAACTATATAAGTAATATCTTCTTGTTTCTCCTCTGGCATTACTTCACAAACAATAGCCTTAGCCCCTTGTGAAATTGCTTGTTCAATAAACTCGTGTCCATCAACTACAGAACCAGAAATAGCAACAAACAAACAGTTACTGCTCACCTTACGTGAATCAAATTCAACTGCTTCTATCTCAAGATCCACTGATCCTGATACAAGTTTTAATTCTGCTTTATATAGTAAATCTTTTAATTTTTTCACGATAGTTCTAATACTACTTTTTGTTTTTTATTTATTTTTTCTCCAGCAATTATTGATTGCTTTTTCACTTTTCCAATTCCTTTTACAACCACTTCTAATCCTAAATTCTCTAATAAAGGAACAGCGTCCATAACATACATTCCTTGTACATTTGGCATTACACCATTAGGGTCGTTAATTTGAGTATAATAATCCTCATATGTTGCATCGATCACATTTGGTACTGCATCGATGTTTTTCAATTGCTTTGTAGTAGGCACATCCGTATAGATCTTTTGAGCAATTCTTTTAAATACTGGCCCAGAAACGTCTGCTCCATAATAACTCTTAGTTCTATCCGGTTTATGAATTACTACAATACACGAATACTTAGGATCATCTACTGGAAAATATCCTGCAAAAGAAGATGAATAATACATATCCTTCCCTTTTCCTTTTCCATAATTAACCTGTGCTGTACCAGTTTTTCCCGCCATTGAAAAGTTGGGAGAACTTAATTTTCGTCCTGTACCTTTTACAACAACGTTAGCTAAAACATTCTGCACTTGTTTTATTACCTCTGGAGAAGCTATTTGTGGGTTTAACACCTCCTTGTCAAATTGGACTACCGTCTTATTGAACTCTTTTACTTCAGAGACAAATTGTGGTCTAACCATCTCTCCATTATTTGCAACAGCATTATACAATGTCAATGTATGCAATGGAGTAATAGATAATCCATAACCAAATGCCATCCACGGTAAAGCTAATCCACTCCATCCCTTAACTCCTGGTTTAGGAACATAAGGTACTCCTCCTCCTTTTATTGATATATCCAAAGCTCTATCCATCCAAATAGAACTGATATAATCAGTAAACTCGCTTGGCTTATTTTTAAATCCTTCATTTACAGCTTGTGTAATCACTGTATTTGAAGACACTTCAATACCTCTTGCTAAAGATATCTTTCCATATCCACCCCATTTAGAATCTCTTACACGGGCATTATAAAATTTCACAACACCATCATAAGTATCATAAATACGCGCTGTATCTGACTTTCCTTTTTCTAATAAAGCTAACAATGATGCTAACTTAAAAGTAGAACCAGGTTCGTGCTTTTCTCCAACAGCATAATTCACTGTCTCATAATAATCTCCACTTTCAGAACGTCCTAAATTAGAAATAGCCCTAATTGCTCCTGTCTTCACTTCCATTACTACAACACAACCGTGGTCTGCACTGTAATATTCCAATTGCTTTAACAAAGCGTGGTGCGCAATATCTTGTATATATACATCTATAGTCGATACTATATCTTGTCCATCAATTGGTTCAATCTCATTTTCATCATTAATAGGCTTCCATTGATCTTTACCCAAACTCTGCATCTTACGTCTACCATCAACTCCACTCAAATAAGATGTAAATGCTCCTTCGATCCCAACTCTACTAAAAGTATTGTCTTCAAACTTACGCTCATACCCAATCGTACGTTGCGCAATCTTCCCTATCGGATGTTGTCTCACTGTTTTTTGTAATGAGATAAAACCTCCTTTATAAGGTCCTCTTCTTAACAAAGGAAAATCCTTTACTCTTACATATTGCGTATAACTCAACCCTTTTGCTATAAAAACATATCGGCTTCCATTCTTACGCGCCTTTCTAAGCATATTTTCATAATAGCTCGAAGGCTTCTTAAACATTACAGATAAAGAATCTGATAATGGCTTTACATTATCATAAAAATCCTTTTCCGCTGGTGCTACAGCATCAAAACGAATTTCAAAGACCGGTACAGAAGTTGCAAGCAAACTTCCATCAGAAGAATAAACATTCCCTCTATTTGCCGGAATATCCACTTCTTTAATTCTTGTTTTATCTTGTGCTTTCGCTCTTAATTCTTTTCCTTCAATTCCTTGAATTTGAACTAAGCGATAGACAATTCCTCCTGCCATCAGTAATACAAATGCAGAAACAAGATAAATATTGATGTAAATATTTTTACCTTTTACTGCCATAGCTTACTCCAAAAACTTTTTTTTACTTTTTCAATTGAAACTTTAATTTTCATTGGAGGCGTTTCTGATGGAAAAATCCCATCCTCTTCCAAATTCTTTGTAATTGTTGACTCCATCTTCAATTCCATCAATTCTGATCGTGTATCAACAAATTCTGCACGCAACATTTTCACATCGTGTGTAAGCTTAGCTATCTTAAAAACTTTTGACTCATAAGATTGCGTATTTCCAATTAACAATAAACTCAGAACAATAACATAGATAATAAAAGCCCAAGTCTTAGCAGAACCTTCATTTACAAGGATCTTAGCTTTGATTATATCTTTTGGACTTGTTATTTTCATTTCTTATTTCTTTTCAGCAATTCTAAGTTTAGCAGAACGCGCTCTATTATTAATCGCGATCTCTTCATCTGTTGGAATTATTAATTTCCCTAATTGTTTCATAGGAACTTCAAATCTTCCATAAAAATCCTTTTCAGGCTCCCCTTCAAACATTCCGTTCTTCATAAAACGCTTAACTAAACGATCCTCTAAAGAATGGTATGAAATAATACTCAAACGACCTCCTGGCTTTAAGACCTCTAAACTTTGTTCTAACATTTCCTTTAAAACATCCATTTCTTGGTTGACCTCAATTCGAATCGCTTGATATATTTGTGCTAATATCTTTGCACTTCTATGAGCTGGTAAAAACCTTGCTAATACAATTTTTAGTTCATCCGTATTTTTTATTGGATTATCTTGTCTTGCATTTACAATTGTATTTGCAATCGATCCTGCATTTTTTAATTCACCATACATGAAGAACATTTGTCTCAAGCTTGCTTCATCGTAATCATTAACAACATGATAAGCAGATAATTCTCCTGACTGATTCATACGCATATCTAATTCCGCATCAAATCTTGTAGAGAAACCTCTTTCTGCAACATCAAACTGATGAGACGAAACTCCTAAATCTCCCAATACTCCATCAACCTCTTTAACTCCATAAAATCTTAAATATCTTTTAAGATGTCTAAAGTTTTGATTAATCAATGTAAATCTCGGATCATCAATTGCGTTTTCTAATGCATCCTCATCTTGATCAAAAGCAAAAAGTTTTCCATCAGGCCCCAAACGCTTCATAATTTCTCTCGAATGACCTCCACCTCCAAAAGTCACATCTACATAAATCCCATTCGGATCAACTATTAAACCATCTATACTTTCAGCCAATAAAACTGGTCTGTGATATCCGTATTCTTCTTCTTTACTCATCAAAATTAATATTACTCATTACATCCTGTGCTAATTCTCCAAAATCATCATCTTCTTCATCTATCAAACTAACTTCGTATAACTTTTTATCCCAAATTTCAATTATTCCTATCTTCGACGAGAAGACCAATTCTTTGTTTATACCAGCAAATTCTATTAAATCTTTTGCTATTAATAAACGTCCAGCATCATCAATTTCTACATTTTTAACCCCTGCCATAAAACGACGAATAAATTTATCGTTTTTCTTATCAAATGGATTTAACTTTTTTAGTTTACCCATCATAACATTCCATTCTTGCATAGGCCAAAGCTCTAAACAGGTCTCAAAAACAGATCTTTTTAACACAAAACCATCGGCAATAGCAGGCAACTGCTTCTTTAAAGAAGCAGGAACCAACACTCTTCCCTTAGTGTCTATTTTGCATTCATATGTCCCTATTATTGACGTCAAAGCATACTTATAATTGTAATCTTAGCAAATGTACTCATTTTTTTACCACAATTTACCACTTTTACCCACTTTGTTGATAAGTTTTTCGTATGCATTGTATTTATTGAGATTGCAATGATAATCTATTGACAATTAGCCCTTAATTACCAACTTACAAATCGTTTTACATATCTTTTTAAGAGTATTTCAACACTTTTTTACTACCAAAAGTTCTTCACAAATTTTATGTTTAAAATAGTTAAATCAAGTAAAATGCATATCTCGCTATAAATTATTACTTTATTTACAAATATTGTCACTTATAAAAGCGTATATTTGTGGGAATTTAAAAATCGCATTTAGAAACTACATGGAGCGAACTTTAAAAGAAGATGGTAAATTCCGTTATGTTGAAATTGGTGAAGGAACACCGATTATCATTCTACACGGATTAATGGGAGGTCTAAGCAACTTTGACGGTGTTACAAATTTTTTCCCTAAACAAGGTTATAAGGTAGTTCTACCAGAACTTCCTCTTTATACAAATAGCATTTTGAAAACAAACGTAAAAGCTTTTGCAAAATTTGTAAAAGATTTTATTGATACAAAAGGCTATGAAAAAGTTATCCTGCTTGGAAATTCTCTTGGCGGGCATATTGCGTTATATTTTTCGAAAATGTATCCTGAATATCTTAAAGCTATGGTTTTAACAGGAAGCTCTGGATTATATGAAAGCGCTATGGGAGATAGCTACCCTAAAAGAGGAAATTACGAATACATCAAGAAAAAAGCAGAAGATGTTTTTTACGACCCTACTATAGCAACAAAAGAATTAGTTGATGAAGTTTTTTCGACTGTTAATGATCGAATGAAAGTTATCAAAACAATTACAATTGCTAAAAGTGCTATTAGACACAATATGTCTAAAGACTTACCTAATATTCAAATTCCAACTTGTCTAATTTGGGGTAAAAATGATAAAGTAACTCCACCTGAAGTTGCTATTGAATTTAACGAACTTCTTCCAGATGCAAGTTTATTCTGGATAGAAAAATGTGGTCATGCTGCAATGATGGAACATCCAGATCAATTCAACGAACTTTTGTTCGCTTGGTTTAATGAAAGAAATATCAAATAATAATGAAAATAAACACTGCTGAATTTGTTGTAAGTAATTCTGAATCTAAGAAGTGTCCTAACGAACCAATACCGGAATATGCTTTTATCGGTAGATCGAACGTTGGTAAATCTTCACTTATCAACATGCTTACAAATCAAAAATATTTAGCAAAAACATCTTCTCGTCCAGGAAAAACACAATTGATAAACCACTTTAAGATTAACTCTAATTGGTTCTTAGTTGACTTACCTGGATATGGATATGCTAAAGTTTCTAAAAAAACAAAGTCTACTTTTCAAAAATTCATTACTGACTATTTTGAAACAAGACAACAACTTGTAAGTGCTTTTGTTTTAATTGATATTAGACATGATGCTCAAAAAATCGACTTAGAATTCATGCAGTATCTTGGAGAATCTGAAATTCCTTTCAGTATTATCTTTACTAAAGCGGATAAAGTAGGTAGACAGAAAGTGCCTCAACTTGTTGCCAAATATCAAAAACAAATGTTAGCGAATAATTGGGCAGAAATGCCTCCTTACTTCGTTACCTCATCTGAAGACAAAACAGGTAGAGATGAAGTGCTAAACTATATTGATGAGATAAATCAAGATATATTTAAAAATCAAGGACCTCTATAAAAAAAAACTGCTAATCAGCAGTTTTTTTTATGTATACCAAAAATTAAATGTAATATTCATTTACAGTTATTATCCCCGCTCTAATAGCATAGCGTGTTGCATCGTGCACATTATTTACTCCTAATTTCTTAAAGATATTTTTTCTATGAGTAATTACAGTATGTACACTTATACTTCTATCAGAAGCAATCTCTTTTGTCATCTTTCCTGATGCAATCTCTTTCAAAATTTCTCTTTCAGAGTTAGTTAATATTTGCTCAACTTTTTTAATACTCTCCTCGTGCTCCAAAATTTTATTAGTTATTCGTGGAGACACGTATTTCTCTGCACAAAGTGTTTTCAATAATCCTTCTTGAATAACAGTTAATCTATCATCTTTAAAAAGAATATTAAATTGTGGTTTTCTATTTCCTAAAAATTGCCTTAACCAAGATTCATTCAATTCTTTAAAACACAACAACCACGAAGAAGTTACAAATTGATTTCGCATACTTACAACTTGCTCTATTTGACTATCAACAGTAGAACAATAAGGATCTAAGATTACTACTCCATTTGAATGTGAAACTAAAAACTGACGTAATTCTGCCAAATCCCCTAATTCGCTAATCTCAAATGCTGAATTTGTAAGCTCACTTATGATATGCTTTAATGCATATCTCATAATATCTTGACCGTCTAAAACCCCAATATACAACATCTTTCCTCGTAATTATTTTCGTCAACAAAGATAAGACATCTAAATTAACAACGTTATTTCTATCAAATATAAGCGAAAAAGGTTGTCTGTAGCATTTCTTCTACATAACAACCTTCTTCTAATTTAAAGCTAATTAATTCAATCTCTAATCTATAAAATATTAGATATTTCCATTTTCTCTTTCTTCAACTAATGGCACTCTAAACAAATAATATTTACTATTAGGCGCAAAATCACTCTGATCTGGAAAGTTTAAAATACGATGACCTAATGGCAATAGATTTACTGTTACTACATTCACTTTCCCATTTGAATCTAATACCTCATATGAAAAAGGAACCAGCTTTGTCTGTGGATAACTTTTCCTAACTACACTTTGTTGATTGCGTATTATATCAACAAGACTAAATCCTTCTCCAAAAAGTTCTTTCCTACGCTCTACCCAAATAGCCTCCAACAAAGCCTTGCCTTGTAATCCATTCATCTGACTTCCACCACGAGCTACTTTTAGGGCATTCAATCTATTTAACGCATCCCCATCTCCTAATTGTGCTTTTGCCTCTGCATTAATCAAATAAATCTCCGAAGTACGCATTAAAACAATATCAGCAATTTGTCCTGCCTTGAACTTAAACTTTGCATAACGCATATAAGCCTCATCTCCTTCTTTTGGTTTGTCATTTGCTGGATCTGGAGCCCAATATATCATCTTCTTTCTATAATCTCCTTCATCAAACATTTCTCTAAAATAAGGATCTGCATTAAAGCTAAAATAAAAACTCTCTTTTGAAGTAACGTCTAAAAAATTAAACTGATAAGAAGCATCACTTTGATTCGGCGTTTGTTGATGTCCCCAAATCCACTCTTTATTTGAAGCGTCATTAAAACCACTTTTATACTCCTCCTCTGTCATCAAATAATCATTTATCGCTAACAAAGCATCTGAATATTTTTTAGCTTTCTCCCAATCCCTTGCATACAAAGTTGCTCTTGACAATAGCCCTAATACAACTTCCTGGTCTATTTTACCTTTAGCATTACCACGTCGGTACGTCTGTGTGTCTGGAATTAAAGACAATGCTTCTTCTAAATCTTGTACAGCTTGATTATACAGCTCTCTAACACTTGCTAAGGCTTTCGGACTACTATTTATACTTGTAGGTTCTAAATAAATCGGAGCTGTTAATGCATTTGGATTTACGTCTATTGCAAAAGAATAATTTGAAGCTAAATGCAAATACATAAATCCTCTTAATGCTAACGCTTGCCCTTTTATTCTTTTCTTATCACTTACACTCCCTTCAGAAGCATCTACTTTTGTTATAACGTGGTTGACATTATTAATCGTATTATAAGTCAACTCCCAACTATGTGTATTCGTTCCTCCTCTACCATATAAAGCCTTAAAAGCATAATGATCGCGAAAACCATATCTCCCATTCAATACGACATCACTCCCCATAGCATCTCCTGCTCTTAAAAAAGCGCCATAACCTGGATTAGCAAAAGAGTAAAAAGACTCCATTAATTGTCCCCAAGCTCCTATCAACACCTTCTCATTATCAGCGGTAGTTGTAAACACTTTTGACTCTTCAACTGCATCCGTTGGTGAAGTATCTAAACTACAAGACACCAAAGACGTTGAAATTACAAAAGCACCAATTATATATTTAAAAATTCTATTCTTCATCTTTTAGTAAATTATAGTTTAACATTCAACCCTAATGAAATTGTTCTCATAGAAGGGTAACGAAAATATGTTGTTCCTGCAAAAGTTTGTTCAGGATCTAAACCTTGCTCTTTTGTCAACGTAAACAAGTTTTCTGCTTGAAAGAACAAGCTCGCTGAATTTAGTTTTATTTTTCTTAACCACTCTTGTGGTAAGTTATAGGTCAGCGTTATATTTTTTAACTTTAAAAATGATCTATCTACCAAGAAACGATCTGATTCTCTTGTCCAAGAACTTTTAGGATCTGTCGTTAATCTTACAACATCAGTATTCGGATTTTCAGGGGTCCAACGGTCTAACATATCACGACTCCAAGTACCTCCATCTCCACTTTCACTGTATAGACTTAATTTATCTCTATTGTAAATCTTCCCTCCAATAGTATAAGTGAAATTAGCTGATAATTCCCAATTCTTATAAGCCAACTCTGCTTGAAAACCACCTGTTACATCTGGTAGTGAATTACCTTTATAAACCTTATCCTTTACGTCTAATTCTGAATAGTCTTCTGTAATCCTTTTTGTACCATCTGTATTCTGAATATACCATTGTGGATTTCCATTTGCCGAATTAACTCCTGCCCATTCTACCATATAGAAATCGTAAATTGATCCTCCTTCTACCCACTTCTTAGAACCACTCCACATCTCTTTTGTTGGAAGTGAAGTAATCTTATTTTTATAAGTTGTTAAATTCAAACCTAAATGCAATCTCCAGTCATCTGTTTGTATTGGCGAACCATCTACTGTAAATTCCCATCCATAATTATTAACAGCTCCTACATTTTCTTGTATTGATGAAAAACCTAATGAGGGTGCTAATGCTTTATCAAACAATAAATCTTTTGATCTGCGCTCAAAATATTCAATCGAAGTATTTAAACGATTATTAAAGAAACTAAGATCTAATCCAATGTTTAAATTCATATTAGTTTCCCAAGACAATTCTGGAGTTTCTAAACGTGAAGCAACTAATCCCGATTCTCCTAAATTATTATAGATAGAAAACAACGACTGATAAGCATAATAACCTATATTATCGTTCCCTTGCGCCCCATAACTTGCTTTAAACAATGCATTTGACAACCAAGTGTCTCGGTAGTTACTCATAAAATCTTCATCAATAATTCTCCAAGATGCACCTACTGACCAAAAATCTCCCCATCTATTTTTTGGTGAGAAACGAGAAGAACCATCTCTACGATATGAAGCTGATAAATAATATTTCTTATCGTATGAATACTGTGCATTACCAAAGAAACTCATCATCTTGTATGCATCTGCTTTACCGTAAAAATCTACTAACCTCGATGCTGCATCAGGCTCTTCAAACCCTGCCTTAATAATTTGCTGACGAACACCTCCAAAATAATTTGAATCATACTGATAGTATTCTTGTCCTGCCATTAATGACAATGAATTCTTATCATCAATATCTAAGTTATAATTCAAAACGTTATTAAAGGTCATACTAACAGTACGTGTATTTCTGCGAGACACACTTCCTCCATTGGCCGATGATGGACCAAAATCTGGATTTGATACATTGTGATTATATGTACTATTGTAATCAATGTTCAAAGAAGACTTAAACTTTAAATTCTCTAAAAACTTAATCTGACCATAAGTACGGAAAGTAGCCACGTCTTTCTTAATCTCACTTTTATCTTGTGGCAACGTTGCTACTAAATTATACTTGTTATAAGAGGTTTTTCTATAATTCCCATAATCAAAAATACGCTCTCCTGTTGAAGGATCTATCAGATACTCTCCTGTTGTCAAATTGCGTTCATAGATAGGATAAAAAGAAGGTAAACCACGTGCAAATCCAATTACATTCGTAATCGCGCTATCATCTTGCTTAGGATAATCTTGAATCGAGTGAGAAGCTGAAACATTCATTCCTATTTCTAACCAATCTTTCGCATCCATAATGATATTAGATCGAAGGTTAAAACGCTTAAAACCTGATTCTAAAACATATCCTTGATCATTCAAATAGCCCCCAGAAACATAGTATCGTGATTTTGCACTTCCTCCACTTACTCTTAGGTTCACATCTGTATATCTTGCATTTTGTGACAATGCATCACTCCAATCGTCATTCCACAATGGTTTCAATCCTGGCAATAGTTTTCCGTCTAAGCCTACTGGACGTGGATTATCTAATCCGTAAGGATTAATACCAATAGAGTTTACTAAATTCGTTGAAGCATAAGCGGCAGCCTCTGAAGCAGACATCTTTGAATTGTCCATTTGTCCGTTTCGAATTGCCTCCCATTGCAACTCCATATACTGATTTGTACTTAACTGCTTATAATCACTTCTGGCACGATTACTTATACCGTGTTTTGCAGTAATTTCAATCTGTGGTTCTGTTTCTCTTTTCCCTTGCTTTGTTGTAATCATAATCACCCCATTAGCTGCACGAGACCCATATAATGTTGCTGCTGTTGCGTCTTTCAATACAGAGATAGACTCAATATCTGATGCTGCAATTGCAGATAATCCTCCTTCATAGGGAACACCATCCACTACATATAACGGATCACTTTTGGCATTGATAGAACCAACACCTCTAATGCGAATTGTTGCTTCTGACCCTGGCTGGCCACTTGCTGAAAAAGATTGTAACCCTGCAACAGAACCTTCTAATGCTTTTGATACATTGCTCACTTGTGACTTTTCAATTGTCTTCGCTTGAATTAAACCAACCGAACCTGTATAAGTCTTTTTGTTTGCTGTACCATAAGGAACTTGAATGACAACCTCAGACAACTCACTTGACTCATATTGTAATGTGACATTGATTACATCTTGTCCTTTATAAGTTACTTTCTGAGTTTGATAACCAATAAATGAAAACTCTAAAACTTGTCCTTCATTTACTTTGATCGAATATCCTCCATCAAGATCAGTCATTGTACCTTGATTGGTTCCTTGAATTATTACGCTTACTCCAGGTAGCGTTCCTCCTGTATCACTAACATTACCGGATACAAGTCTTTCTTGTGCTTGCAACGTAATTATACTCGCAAATACAAATAAAATAGTGTAGATTTTTTGCATATAAATATCCTCACAACAACAATTAACTGCTATTGTGTATTATTAAAGATTAATGGTATTAAAAAAATGATTGGGCGAAGAAAAGAATGCCCATAAAAAGATTGGCTACATACAGCAGCACATACACATCAAAGATGATGCTTCCAAAGAAATAAAAGAGTCGGTAACAGTAACTATACGAAAAACACCATTCCGTTGTAAGTAATTTGAGTTCATACTATTTATTTTTAGATTCACATTCTTTAAAAGCAGAAGGCAGATAACCTTACAATTGTTTAAAGGCCCCGAACCAAAACAACTAATTCACTTAACATATAAAGATTATCTTTCCTCTACTTTCCTGTTACAAATGTATTTTGAATCCTTAAAAACTGAAATACCATAAATATGGTAGATTTTTAAATAATGAAAAACAAACTACTCTGCCATACTCTTCACTCAAATCAGAAAACATACCAATAAAAAAAGGCCACCTAAAATAGGTGGCCTTGAAGGCAATCACAGAGATTAACCTTTATATTTTAAAGGTAAATAAACTACCTTTTTTGTTTCAAAAAACTCGTTGTCGAAAATGTTCGTTAAATCAAATTCAACTGCCTTTGGAAAATCTTTCAACTCCTCTGTCAAATCTCCTCCTTTTAAATAAAGAATTCCATTCTCAAACTCGTGTTTATTTTCTTTCGCTGTTTTATGTCTTATCCATTTCACAAAATCAGACATATTTGTAACGGCACGGCTTACAATAAAATCAAACTTCTCATCTACTGTTTCAGCACGTTTTTGTTCTGCTACAACATTTTTCAATTCTAACGCTTGAACTACTTCATTAACTACTCTAATCTTCTTAGCAATAATGTCAATTAAGTAAAACTGTGTTTCCGGATACAAAATAGCCAATGGAATTCCAGGAAAACCACCACCTGTACCAACATCCATAATCTTTGCTCCTGGTAAAAACTCCATTACCTTAGCTATTCCTAATGAATGCAATACGTGTTTTGTATATAACTCTTGTATGTCCTTACGTGAAATAACATTAATCTTTGCATTCCACTCAATATAAACCTCTTCTAATTTTTCGAACTGACTAATCTGTAAAGGTGTCAAATCAGGAAAATATTTTAAGATTTCTTCCATGTCTAAAATTTTGACAAAAGTAGCCTTTTTATTGGTAAAAACAGAAAACTCATAACGATTAAACCACAATTAATAATTACCTTTGAGATAACCGATTAGTAAAC contains these protein-coding regions:
- a CDS encoding SusC/RagA family TonB-linked outer membrane protein; translation: MQKIYTILFVFASIITLQAQERLVSGNVSDTGGTLPGVSVIIQGTNQGTMTDLDGGYSIKVNEGQVLEFSFIGYQTQKVTYKGQDVINVTLQYESSELSEVVIQVPYGTANKKTYTGSVGLIQAKTIEKSQVSNVSKALEGSVAGLQSFSASGQPGSEATIRIRGVGSINAKSDPLYVVDGVPYEGGLSAIAASDIESISVLKDATAATLYGSRAANGVIMITTKQGKRETEPQIEITAKHGISNRARSDYKQLSTNQYMELQWEAIRNGQMDNSKMSASEAAAYASTNLVNSIGINPYGLDNPRPVGLDGKLLPGLKPLWNDDWSDALSQNARYTDVNLRVSGGSAKSRYYVSGGYLNDQGYVLESGFKRFNLRSNIIMDAKDWLEIGMNVSASHSIQDYPKQDDSAITNVIGFARGLPSFYPIYERNLTTGEYLIDPSTGERIFDYGNYRKTSYNKYNLVATLPQDKSEIKKDVATFRTYGQIKFLENLKFKSSLNIDYNSTYNHNVSNPDFGPSSANGGSVSRRNTRTVSMTFNNVLNYNLDIDDKNSLSLMAGQEYYQYDSNYFGGVRQQIIKAGFEEPDAASRLVDFYGKADAYKMMSFFGNAQYSYDKKYYLSASYRRDGSSRFSPKNRWGDFWSVGASWRIIDEDFMSNYRDTWLSNALFKASYGAQGNDNIGYYAYQSLFSIYNNLGESGLVASRLETPELSWETNMNLNIGLDLSFFNNRLNTSIEYFERRSKDLLFDKALAPSLGFSSIQENVGAVNNYGWEFTVDGSPIQTDDWRLHLGLNLTTYKNKITSLPTKEMWSGSKKWVEGGSIYDFYMVEWAGVNSANGNPQWYIQNTDGTKRITEDYSELDVKDKVYKGNSLPDVTGGFQAELAYKNWELSANFTYTIGGKIYNRDKLSLYSESGDGGTWSRDMLDRWTPENPNTDVVRLTTDPKSSWTRESDRFLVDRSFLKLKNITLTYNLPQEWLRKIKLNSASLFFQAENLFTLTKEQGLDPEQTFAGTTYFRYPSMRTISLGLNVKL
- the rsmG gene encoding 16S rRNA (guanine(527)-N(7))-methyltransferase RsmG; translation: MEEILKYFPDLTPLQISQFEKLEEVYIEWNAKINVISRKDIQELYTKHVLHSLGIAKVMEFLPGAKIMDVGTGGGFPGIPLAILYPETQFYLIDIIAKKIRVVNEVVQALELKNVVAEQKRAETVDEKFDFIVSRAVTNMSDFVKWIRHKTAKENKHEFENGILYLKGGDLTEELKDFPKAVEFDLTNIFDNEFFETKKVVYLPLKYKG